Proteins from one Cicer arietinum cultivar CDC Frontier isolate Library 1 chromosome 3, Cicar.CDCFrontier_v2.0, whole genome shotgun sequence genomic window:
- the LOC101514880 gene encoding acyl transferase 4 isoform X2, whose amino-acid sequence MAMFVIRTKRGLVKPAKDTLFTTLDLSIIDKLPVLRCNFRTLHVFRHGPEAARVIREALSLALVPYYPLAGRLKEFKPRCLQIECSGDGVWYVEASTDCTLDSVNFFDDMQSISYDNLLPDDIPEIEHIDPLVQMQVTQFSCGGFVIGLVFSHSICDGLGAAQFLNAVGELARGLDKPTIEPVWHRNFSLAPQPPALPKRPPADSPQMPHYKLEHANIDIPMDQINRLKKEFQQVTERSCSTFDIVASLFWSSRTKAINFDPNTQVKLVFFANCRHLMEPPLPNGFYGNCFFPVTTTASCESLRKAHNIVEVVKLIQVAKAKLHSEFGKYLKGEHLKVDNEVKEDPFAPTPNYATLFMSEWGRLGFDHVDYKWGPPVHVVPIQGSSIVPAGIMRSLPLPNRGIRLATWCVEEAHRLPFIDQIHGVINQQLL is encoded by the exons ATGGCAATGTTTGTGATCAGAACAAAACGAGGTCTAGTTAAACCTGCCAAGGATACTTTATTCACCACACTAGACCTATCAATAATCGACAAATTACCAGTTCTAAGATGCAATTTTAGAACCTTACATGTGTTTAGACATGGCCCTGAAGCAGCAAGGGTCATAAGAGAAGCATTGTCCCTAGCACTGGTTCCCTACTACCCTCTTGCAGGAAGACTCAAAGAATTCAAACCACGGTGCCTCCAAATTGAATGTTCCGGCGATGGTGTGTGGTATGTTGAGGCGTCAACTGATTGCACCCTTGACTCTGTCAATTTCTTTGATGACATGCAGTCAATTTCATATGATAATCTTCTTCCTGATGATATTCCTGAGATCGAACACATCGACCCCCTTGTGCAAATGCAG GTGACACAATTTAGTTGTGGGGGTTTTGTGATAGGCCTGGTGTTCAGCCATAGCATATGTGATGGCCTTGGTGCTGCACAATTTCTAAATGCAGTTGGGGAGCTAGCTAGAGGACTTGACAAACCCACCATTGAACCAGTGTGGCACAGGAACTTCTCTCTCGCTCCTCAACCACCTGCATTGCCAAAACGACCTCCTGCAGATTCACCTCAAATGCCACACTACAAGCTAGAGCATGCTAACATAGACATACCTATGGATCAAATCAACCGGCTGAAGAAAGAGTTTCAACAAGTAACTGAACGAAGTTGTTCTACCTTTGATATTGTTGCTTCATTGTTTTGGAGCAGCCGAACAAAAGCCATTAATTTTGATCCCAATACCCAAGTGAAGCTTGTGTTCTTTGCAAATTGTCGTCACCTCATGGAGCCTCCTCTTCCCAATGGTTTCTATGGAAACTGTTTCTTCCCCGTGACAACTACAGCTTCATGCGAGTCACTTAGAAAAGCACATAATATTGTTGAAGTGGTGAAGCTGATCCAAGTTGCGAAGGCCAAGTTACATTCAGAGTTTGGAAAGTACTTGAAGGGTGAACATTTAAAAGTGGACAATGAGGTTAAGGAAGACCCGTTTGCACCTACACCGAATTATGCCACACTATTTATGTCTGAGTGGGGGAGGTTGGGATTCGATCACGTGGACTATAAGTGGGGTCCACCGGTCCATGTGGTCCCCATTCAAGGCTCTAGCATCGTACCAGCTGGCATTATGCGCTCGCTTCCCCTCCCCAACAGAGGGATTCGTTTGGCTACATGGTGTGTGGAGGAGGCACATCGCCTTCCTTTCATTGATCAAATTCATGGTGTTATAAATCAGCAACTGTTATAA
- the LOC101514554 gene encoding two-pore potassium channel 5, with translation MDNEPFLLINRPDLPLTSSKSFNDITTVHQPEIQHQQQPPLFLPKKKLSRCKTAPAMFILPNLKPNQPQLPKPQSTSIIRQGIWLLLIYLSIGVTIYSFNTHNFSGIETHPIVDALYFCIVTMCTIGYGDIAPLTPLTKVFACVFVLVGFGFIDILLSGLVNFVLDLQENTILTGLQMGAREGFSARDYIVDVAKGRMRIRLKVGLALGVVVLCIGVGSLVLCFVEGLNWVDSVYLSVMSVTTVGYGDTAFKTLTGRLFAAIWLLFSTLMVARAFLYLAEARIDRRHRRLAKKVLHREITIEDWLAADINNTGFISKSEYVIFKLKEMGKIQEKDIMQIYDQFRKIDPSNCGKITLPHLLEGRS, from the exons ATGGATAACGAACCCTTTCTCCTAATTAACCGTCCAGATTTACCCTTAACATCTTCCAAATCCTTCAACGACATCACCACCGTTCATCAACCCGAAATACAACACCAACAACAACCACCATTGTTTCTTCCCAAAAAAAAACTCAGTCGCTGCAAAACCGCACCAGCCATGTTCATTCTCCCAAACCTAAAACCAAACCAACCCCAACTTCCCAAACCTCAATCCACTTCAATAATTCGACAAGGCATTTGGCTTCTTCTCATATACCTCTCAATCGGAGTCACAATTTACTCTTTCAATACTCACAATTTCTCTGGAATTGAAACTCACCCTATCGTTGATGCACTTTACTTTTGCATAGTTACAATGTGCACAATAGGTTACGGTGACATAGCACCTTTAACACCACTCACAAAAGTTTTTGCTTGTGTTTTCGTTTTAGTAGGTTTTGGTTTCATAGATATACTTCTTAGTGGACTTGTTAATTTCGTTTTAGATttacaagaaaacacaattttaacggGTCTTCAAATGGGTGCTAGGGAAGGTTTTTCAGCTAGGGATTACATTGTTGATGTTGCCAAAGGTAGAATGAGGATTAGGTTGAAAGTTGGTTTAGCACTTGGTGTTGTTGTTTTGTGTATTGGTGTTGGGAGTTTGGTTTTGTGTTTTGTCGAAGGTTTGAATTGGGTTGATTCTGTTTATTTGTCGGTTATGTCGGTTACGACGGTTGGTTATGGTGATACCGCTTTTAAGACACTTACTGGTAGATTGTTTGCTGCTATTTGGTTGTTGTTTTCTACTTTGATGGTTGCTAGAGCTTTTCTTTATTTGGCTGAGGCTAGAATTGATAGAAGACATAGGAGATTGGCTAAGAAGGTTTTGCATAGAGAAATTACTATTGAAGATTGGCTTGCTGCTGATATCAACAATACTGGTTTTATCAG tAAGTCAGAATATGTGATCTTCAAGCTGAAAGAGATGGGCAAAATACAAGAAAAAGATATAATGCAAATCTATGATCAATTCAGGAAGATTGATCCCTCTAACTGTGGGAAGATAACATTACCTCATCTCTTGGAGGGCAGGTCATAA
- the LOC101514880 gene encoding acyl transferase 4 isoform X1 encodes MAMFVIRTKRGLVKPAKDTLFTTLDLSIIDKLPVLRCNFRTLHVFRHGPEAARVIREALSLALVPYYPLAGRLKEFKPRCLQIECSGDGVWYVEASTDCTLDSVNFFDDMQSISYDNLLPDDIPEIEHIDPLVQMQFFLFQVTQFSCGGFVIGLVFSHSICDGLGAAQFLNAVGELARGLDKPTIEPVWHRNFSLAPQPPALPKRPPADSPQMPHYKLEHANIDIPMDQINRLKKEFQQVTERSCSTFDIVASLFWSSRTKAINFDPNTQVKLVFFANCRHLMEPPLPNGFYGNCFFPVTTTASCESLRKAHNIVEVVKLIQVAKAKLHSEFGKYLKGEHLKVDNEVKEDPFAPTPNYATLFMSEWGRLGFDHVDYKWGPPVHVVPIQGSSIVPAGIMRSLPLPNRGIRLATWCVEEAHRLPFIDQIHGVINQQLL; translated from the exons ATGGCAATGTTTGTGATCAGAACAAAACGAGGTCTAGTTAAACCTGCCAAGGATACTTTATTCACCACACTAGACCTATCAATAATCGACAAATTACCAGTTCTAAGATGCAATTTTAGAACCTTACATGTGTTTAGACATGGCCCTGAAGCAGCAAGGGTCATAAGAGAAGCATTGTCCCTAGCACTGGTTCCCTACTACCCTCTTGCAGGAAGACTCAAAGAATTCAAACCACGGTGCCTCCAAATTGAATGTTCCGGCGATGGTGTGTGGTATGTTGAGGCGTCAACTGATTGCACCCTTGACTCTGTCAATTTCTTTGATGACATGCAGTCAATTTCATATGATAATCTTCTTCCTGATGATATTCCTGAGATCGAACACATCGACCCCCTTGTGCAAATGCAG TTCTTCTTGTTTCAGGTGACACAATTTAGTTGTGGGGGTTTTGTGATAGGCCTGGTGTTCAGCCATAGCATATGTGATGGCCTTGGTGCTGCACAATTTCTAAATGCAGTTGGGGAGCTAGCTAGAGGACTTGACAAACCCACCATTGAACCAGTGTGGCACAGGAACTTCTCTCTCGCTCCTCAACCACCTGCATTGCCAAAACGACCTCCTGCAGATTCACCTCAAATGCCACACTACAAGCTAGAGCATGCTAACATAGACATACCTATGGATCAAATCAACCGGCTGAAGAAAGAGTTTCAACAAGTAACTGAACGAAGTTGTTCTACCTTTGATATTGTTGCTTCATTGTTTTGGAGCAGCCGAACAAAAGCCATTAATTTTGATCCCAATACCCAAGTGAAGCTTGTGTTCTTTGCAAATTGTCGTCACCTCATGGAGCCTCCTCTTCCCAATGGTTTCTATGGAAACTGTTTCTTCCCCGTGACAACTACAGCTTCATGCGAGTCACTTAGAAAAGCACATAATATTGTTGAAGTGGTGAAGCTGATCCAAGTTGCGAAGGCCAAGTTACATTCAGAGTTTGGAAAGTACTTGAAGGGTGAACATTTAAAAGTGGACAATGAGGTTAAGGAAGACCCGTTTGCACCTACACCGAATTATGCCACACTATTTATGTCTGAGTGGGGGAGGTTGGGATTCGATCACGTGGACTATAAGTGGGGTCCACCGGTCCATGTGGTCCCCATTCAAGGCTCTAGCATCGTACCAGCTGGCATTATGCGCTCGCTTCCCCTCCCCAACAGAGGGATTCGTTTGGCTACATGGTGTGTGGAGGAGGCACATCGCCTTCCTTTCATTGATCAAATTCATGGTGTTATAAATCAGCAACTGTTATAA
- the LOC101515528 gene encoding protein transport protein SEC23 A has protein sequence MANNNPTQPNVGFIPSNPEHRQSPTPNPDKTPIPPPPSFAAVPRFPPPILHLQKDQATPHSNGSPVPHLSTPPGPPVFTTPVRPAAVPFRTSPASPQPLALSSASSLPTSSPPHYTNRSSDLQPQVSDSIEDHISLGESSFVLFSAHKVLKQKKQANVPSLGFGALVSPGREVSTGPQVIQRDPHRCQSCGAYANIYCNILLGSGQWQCVICRKLNGSDGEYVAHSKEDLHRFPELSSPMVDFVQTGNKRPGFVPVSDSRMSAPVVLVIDECLDEPHLQHLQSSLHAFVDSLPPTTRLGIILYGRTVSVYDFSEDLVASADVLPGEKSLSQESLKFLIYGTGIYLSPMHASLAVAHSIFSSLRPYKLNMPEASRDRCLGTAVEIALAIIQGPSADLSRGVVKRPGGNSRIIVCAGGPNTYGPGSVPHSFNHPNYPYMEKTALKWMENLGREAHRHNTVIDILCAGTCPVRVPILHPLAKASGGVLVLHDDFGEAFGVNLQRASARSAGSHGLLELRTSDDILITQVVGPGEESHVDTHESFKHDTALYIQMLSVEETQSFSLSMETKGDIKSDFVFFQFAIQYSNVYQADVSRVITVRLPTVDSVSGYLESVQDEVAAVLIAKRTLLRAKSHSVAVDMRSTIDERIKDIGLKFGSQLPKSKLHCFPKELSLLPELLFHLRRGPLLGCIIGHEDERSVLRNLFLNASFDLSLRMVAPRCLMHREGGTFEELPAYDLAMQSDTAVVLDHGTDVFIWLGAELVADEGKSAAALAACRTLAEELTEFRFPAPRILAFKEGSSQARYFVSRLIPAHKDPPYEQEARFPQLRALTSEQRTKLKSSFVHFDDPSFCEWMRSLKVVPPQPS, from the exons ATGGCTAATAATAACCCAACACAACCTAATGTTGGGTTCATCCCTTCAAACCCAGAACATAGACAGAGTCCAACTCCAAACCCTGACAAGACTCCAATTCCTCCACCTCCAAGTTTTGCAGCAGTGCCTAGATTTCCTCCACCAATATTACATTTGCAGAAAGATCAAGCTACGCCCCATTCCAATGGCAGTCCAGTTCCTCACTTGAGCACACCTCCTGGACCTCCTGTTTTTACTACGCCTGTCCGTCCGGCTGCTGTTCCTTTTCGAACTTCGCCTGCTTCGCCTCAGCCACTTGCTCTTTCTTCGGCCTCTTCTTTGCCAACTTCATCGCCGCCTCATTACACAAATAGATCATCTGACTTGCAGCCACAAGTTTCTGATAGCATAGAGGATCACATTTCACTTGGGGAGTCATCCTTTGTACTTTTTTCAGCTCACAAG GTTTTGAAGCAGAAGAAACAAGCTAATGTACCCAGTTTGGGTTTTGGGGCATTGGTCTCTCCTGGGAGGGAAGTCTCAACAGGCCCACAGGTAATACAGCGTGATCCCCATCGCTGCCAAAGCTGTGGGGCATATGCAAATATATATTGCAACATATTGCTTGGATCAGGCCAGTGGCAGTGTGTTATTTGTCGAAAACTAAATGGAAGTGACGGTGAGTATGTTGCACATAGCAAGGAAGATCTTCATAGGTTTCCTGAACTATCTTCACCAATGGTTGACTTTGTTCAAACTGGGAACAAGAGACCTGGATTTGTTCCAGTTTCAGATTCCAGAATGTCTGCCCCAGTAGTTCTTGTAATAGATGAATGTTTAGACGAACCTCACTTACAACACCTTCAGAGCTCTTTGCATGCATTTGTTGATTCTCTCCCTCCAACAACAAGATTAGGAATTATACTATATGGCCGTACTGTATCAGTGTACGATTTTTCAGAAGATTTAGTTGCATCTGCTGATGTGCTTCCCGGGGAGAAGTCACTGAGTCAAGAATCTCTGAAATTTTTGATTTATGGTACCGGTATTTATTTGTCTCCAATGCACGCTTCTTTGGCCGTAGCGCATTCCATATTTTCATCGTTGAGGCCATATAAGTTGAACATGCCAGAAGCTTCCAGAGATCGGTGCCTAGGAACTGCTGTTGAGATTGCTCTTGCTATAATTCAGGGTCCGTCAGCTGATCTGTCCCGAGGGGTAGTCAAAAGGCCAGGGGGCAATAGTAGAATTATTGTTTGTGCTGGTGGACCGAACACTTACGGGCCTGGATCCGTTCCTCATTCTTTTAATCACCCTAATTATCCTTATATGGAAAAGACAGCATTAAAATGGATGGAGAATTTAGGTCGCGAGGCTCATCGACACAATACTGTGATTGATATTTTATGTGCTGGAACCTGCCCTGTAAGAGTTCCTATTCTACATCCTCTTGCAAAAGCATCGGGTGGAGTTTTGGTTCTTCACGATGATTTCGGAGAAGCCTTTGGCGTTAATTTGCAAAGGGCATCTGCCAGATCAGCAGGCTCCCATGGATTGTTAGAATTGCGCACATCAGATGATATTCTCATTACTCAAGTTGTGGGTCCAGGGGAAGAGTCACATGTAGACACCCATGAATCATTTAAACATGACACCGCTCTTTATATTCAAATGCTGAGTGTTGAAGAGACACAGAGCTTCTCTCTCTCCATGGAAACCAAAGGAGATATCAAAAGTGATTTTGTCTTTTTCCAGTTTGCAATTCAGTATTCAAATGTGTATCAGGCTGATGTCTCGAGGGTCATTACTGTTAGATTGCCAACAGTAGATAGCGTTTCAGGATATCTCGAGAGTGTTCAGGATGAAGTGGCCGCTGTCCTCATTGCAAAGAGAACTTTATTACGAGCCAAAAGCCATTCCGTTGCTGTTGATATGCGATCAACAATAGATGAAAGAATCAAGGATATTGGACTAAAATTTGGCTCCCAATTACCCAAATCAAAACTTCATTGCTTCCCGAAGGAGCTTTCTCTCTTACCGGAGCTACTCTTCCATCTCAGGAGAGGGCCGCTATTGGGATGCATTATTGGCCATGAAGATGAGAGGTCTGTGCTGAGGAACCTGTTTCTAAATGCATCCTTTGATCTATCGCTCAGAATGGTGGCGCCACGTTGTCTAATGCACAGGGAGGGGGGAACTTTTGAGGAGCTACCGGCTTATGATCTTGCTATGCAGTCTGATACTGCTGTTGTACTTGACCATGGTACCGATGTCTTCATTTGGCTG GGTGCTGAACTTGTAGCTGATGAAGGAAAAAGTGCTGCTGCTTTGGCTGCATGCAGGACATTGGCCGAAGAGCTGACCGAATTCCGTTTTCCAGCTCCTCGGATCCTTGCATTCAAG GAGGGTAGCTCTCAAGCTCGATACTTTGTCTCACGTCTCATACCAGCTCATAAGGATCCTCCTTATGAACAG GAGGCAAGGTTCCCACAACTTAGGGCATTAACATCAGAACAGAGAACAAAGCTGAAAAGCAGCTTTGTTCACTTTGATGATCCGAGTTTCTGCGAATGGATGCGAAGTTTGAAGGTCGTGCCACCTCAACCGAGTTGA
- the LOC101514239 gene encoding peptide chain release factor 1, mitochondrial, with translation MRIRGRFMNFRYVFQLRKQFESKSELSLPNFRLRSYSSSEVQPEISPDLLHVMEQRLSAIKHRAACLDNLINQPDASPSEYARANKELRKLSGSLELINELRAKQKELDGLKSLIAECSEDKDMLNMATEEMGQAIEEERKLQNLLLKSLLPKDDADERDCILEVRAGTGGEEASLFAMNIFKMYEKYAHNKGWKFDVVDIAQSDMKGFKEASAAIVGVGVFGKLKFESGIHRVQRVPVTEKLGRVHTSAVSVAILPQADEVDVQLKNEDLKIDTYRSGGSGGQHANTTNSAVRITHIPTGIMVAIQDERSQHMNKSKALKVLCAKLYEMERIRLHSSRSKLRSEQIGSGDRSERIRTYNFPQGRVTDHRVGITYHSIDDVMQGENLDVFVDALLLKEEMDAIATFTSSA, from the exons ATGAGAATTCGTGGTAGATTTATGAATTTCCGTTATGTTTTTCAGTTGCGGAAGCAATTCGAATCAAAGTCCGAACTCTCACTTCCAAATTTCCGCCTTCGTTCTTACTCTTCTTCTG AAGTGCAACCTGAAATTTCACCGGATCTCTTACACGTAATGGAACAAAGACTCTCTGCTATTAAACATAGGGCTGCTTGTCTTGACAATCTTATAAATCAg CCAGACGCGTCACCGTCAGAGTATGCAAGAGCTAATAAGGAGCTTCGAAAGCTGAGTGGTTCTCTTGAACTTATTAATGAATTGAGGGCCAAACAGAAG GAACTTGATGGCTTGAAGTCACTAATAGCTGAATGTTCTGAAGACAAAGACATGCTTAATATGGCAACAGAGGAAATGGGTCAGGCCATAGAGGAAGAAAGAAAACTGCAGAATTTGCTGTTGAAGTCATTACTTCCTAAGGATGATGCGGATGAAAGAGATTGCATTTTGGAGGTACGAGCAG GCACTGGTGGGGAGGAGGCTTCTTTGTTTGCAATGAATATCTTTAAGAT GTACGAAAAATATGCTCACAACAAAGGCTGGAAGTTTGACGTGGTAGATATAGCTCAATCTGATATGAAGGGATTCAAG GAGGCTAGTGCAGCGATTGTAGGAGTTGGTGTTTTTGGGAAACTTAAATTTGAGAGTGGAATTCATAGAGTACAG CGAGTTCCTGTCACCGAAAAATTGGGGCGTGTTCATACCAGTGCTGTTTCTGTTGCAATTCTCCCTCAGGCTGAtgag GTTGATGTTCAGTTAAAGAATGAAGACTTGAAAATTGATACCTATAGATCTGGTGGTTCAGGTGGTCAGCATGCAAATACAACTAACAGTGCTGTTAGAATAACTCACATTCCAACCGGGATTATGGTTGCTATACAAGATGAGCGTTCTCAGCATATG AATAAGTCCAAAGCTCTCAAGGTACTGTGTGCAAAGCTATATGAAATGGAAAGGATCAGACTTCATTCTAGTCGATCAAAGCTTCGATCAGAGCAG ATTGGTAGTGGGGACAGATCTGAACGCATCCGAACATACAATTTTCCTCAAGGCCGGGTAACTGATCATCGAGTTGGCATTACTTATCACTCCATAGATGATGTGATGCAAGGAGAGAATCTCGATGTCTTCGTTGATGCTCTTCTTTTAAAAGAAGAAATGGACGCAATTGCAACTTTTACTTCTTCTGCATAA
- the LOC101515207 gene encoding uncharacterized protein gives MGEESGRPIRIMNFVSEDQLVEAKKTRGERVEDGTAHRDRPLYEILKENKDKKDAEFNERFKHRPPKALDDDESEFLESYEASKKEYEQKVADEEAHQIRSFQAAIAVQSNTVHELKEKAPVPAAIQEEKPTGKKNPASRPLGMIIKVKPQAKKAKLDEGNTKEVSKAGITTLTDKSKLLEPVQSLNGKADKSSEVAQTGLVSYSDESDDDL, from the exons ATGGGTGAAGAATCCGGTCGTCCCATCAGAATTATGAACTTTGTCTCTGAAGATCAA TTGGTAGAAGCTAAAAAAACAAGGGGAGAACGAGTTGAAGACGGCACTGCCCACAGAGACAGACCTCTCTACGAG ATTCTAAAGGAGAATAAGGACAAGAAGGATGCTGAATTTAACGAAAGGTTCAAACATA GGCCTCCCAAAGCTTTAGACGACGATGAGTCTGAGTTTCTTGAAAGTTATGAAGCA TCAAAAAAGGAATATGAACAAAAAGTGGCAGATGAGGAAGCCCATCAAATCCGTAGCTTTCAA GCAGCAATAGCAGTGCAGTCGAACACTGTGCACGAGCTTAAAGAAAAAGCCCCTGTACCTGCTGCAATCCAG GAAGAAAAACCTACTGGAAAGAAGAATCCGGCCTCTCGCCCATTAGGCATGATTATAAAAGTCAAGCCCCAAGCTAAAAAGGCCAAGTTGGATGAAGGAAATACCAAAGAAGTTTCAAAGGCAGGAATTACTACTCTGACTGATAAGAGTAAACTTTTAGAACCAGTACAATCATTGAATGGAAAAGCTGATAAGTCAAGTGAAGTTGCCCAAACTGGCCTTGTTTCATATAGTGATGAAAGTGATGATGACTTGTAG
- the LOC101513583 gene encoding uncharacterized protein: MDANEARILLGFAPNSRPTPSQVKSAYKQKVWESHPDLFPSHEKPFAESKFKLISEAYTCLLPGGKRGEGSDCEYWRVVRTGVPRANGGRKNHAMIKVPFLLLILGTVALGGFNASRAYKRQKKEYPSHNPFLP, encoded by the exons ATGGACGCCAATGAAGCCAGAATCTTGCTCGGCTTCGCACCCAATTCACGTCCAACTCCCTCCCAG GTTAAATCAGCTTACAAACAGAAGGTGTGGGAATCTCACCCTGACTTATTTCCATCTCATGAGAAGCCGTTTGCTGAGTCCAAGTTTAAATTG ATATCCGAAGCTTACACATGTCTATTGCCCG GTGGGAAAAGAGGAGAAGGTTCTGATTGTGAATATTGGCGAGTTGTGAGAACTGGAGTTCCAAGGGCCAATGGAGGAAGAAAAAACCATGCCATGATTAAAGTTCCATTCCTTTTACTTATTCTGGGAACAGTTGCGCTTGGAGGGTTTAATGCTTCGAG GGCTTACAAAAGGCAAAAGAAGGAGTACCCTTCACACAATCCATTTCTTCCTTGA
- the LOC101513899 gene encoding pectinesterase, producing the protein MNAKIIISAVSLILVVGVAIGVVVAVNKKGEDPEIQTQQRSLRVICENAEDQKLCHETLSSVRGLDAADPKAYIAAAVKATTDSVIKAFNMSDRLTTEYGNKDSGVKMALDDCKDLLEFALDSLELSNNLVRDNNIQSLQYQSPDMRNWLSAVISYQQSCMEGFNSENEGEKKIKEQLQVQGLDRVQKITGVALDIVSGLSKILEQFNLKFDLKPASRRLLAEDTDEEGYPTWFSASDRKLLGQLQGKGWRSRVTPNVVVAKDGSGQFKTIKDAIASYPKGNKGRYIIYVKAGVYDEYITVPKEAVNILMYGDGPQKTIVTGSKNFANGVKTMQTATFANTASGFIGKAMTFENTAGPDGHQAVALRNQGDTSAFVGCHILGYQDTLYVQTNRQFYRNCVISGTIDFIFGTSATLIQHSVIIVRKPNDNQFNTVTADGTAEKNMATGIVIQDCEIVPEQALYPVRFQIKSYLGRPWKAYSKTVVMESTIGDFLHPDGWFPWTGSNFENTLYYAEYANTGPGANVQGRIKWKGYHGVISKAEATQFTAAEFLKAGPKSGTDWLKALHVPHYLGFKN; encoded by the exons atgaatgcaaAGATAATTATCTCTGCTGTTTCTCTTATCCTCGTAGTAGGTGTTGCCATTGGCGTTGTTGTAGCTGTTAATAAGAAGGGTGAAGACCCTGAGATTCAAACTCAACAGAGGTCTCTTAGAGTTATTTGCGAAAATGCAGAAGACCAAAAACTTTGTCATGAAACCCTTAGCTCTGTCCGTGGCCTCGACGCCGCTGATCCAAAGGCTTATATAGCTGCTGCCGTGAAAGCAACCACTGACAGTGTCATTAAGGCCTTTAACATGAGTGATAGGCTGACTACCGAGTACGGTAACAAGGACAGTGGCGTCAAGATGGCTCTTGACGACTGCAAAGACTTGTTGGAATTCGCGTTGGACAGTCTTGAACTGTCCAACAACTTGGTTCGTGACAACAACATTCAATCTCTTCAATATCAATCCCCTGATATGAGGAATTGGTTGAGTGCAGTTATCTCTTACCAACAGAGTTGCATGGAAGGCTTTAACAGCGAAAATGAAGGTGAGAAAAAGATCAAGGAGCAATTGCAAGTCCAGGGTTTGGACCGCGTGCAAAAGATCACCGGTGTTGCTCTTGACATTGTGAGTGGTTTGTCGAAGATACTCGAGCAGTTCAATTTGAAGTTTGATCTTAAACCTGCATCTCGTCGTCTTCTTGCTGAGGATACTGATGAAGAAGGATACCCTACATGGTTCTCTGCATCTGATCGCAAGCTTTTGGGTCAACTACAAGGAAAAGGATGGAGATCACGTGTTACTCCAAATGTTGTTGTTGCGAAGGATGGTAGTGGTCAATTTAAAACCATTAAGGACGCTATTGCCTCATATCCTAAGGGAAACAAGGGAAGATATATTATCTACGTGAAGGCTGGTGTTTATGACGAGTACATCACTGTTCCCAAGGAGGCAGTTAACATTCTTATGTACGGTGATGGCCCACAAAAGACCATTGTAACAGGAAGCAAAAACTTTGCTAATGGTGTCAAGACCATGCAAACTGCCACCTTcg CCAATACCGCAAGTGGATTCATTGGAAAGGCAATGACATTTGAGAACACAGCCGGTCCTGATGGTCACCAAGCAGTTGCATTGAGAAACCAAGGAGATACATCTGCTTTCGTTGGTTGCCATATATTGGGTTACCAAGACACATTGTATGTTCAAACAAACAGACAATTCTACCGAAACTGTGTTATCTCTGGTACCATTGATTTCATCTTTGGAACATCTGCAACATTGATCCAACACTCTGTCATCATCGTAAGGAAGCCCAACGACAACCAATTCAACACAGTAACAGCAGACGGAACAGCAGAAAAGAACATGGCTACTGGTATTGTGATCCAGGATTGTGAGATAGTACCAGAACAAGCATTGTACCCAGTGAGATTCCAAATAAAATCATACTTGGGTAGACCATGGAAGGCATATTCAAAGACAGTTGTGATGGAATCAACAATTGGTGACTTTCTTCACCCAGATGGTTGGTTCCCATGGACAGGATCAAACTTCGAAAATACATTGTACTATGCAGAGTATGCCAACACAGGACCAGGTGCCAATGTTCAAGGAAGAATCAAGTGGAAGGGTTATCACGGAGTCATTAGCAAGGCTGAGGCTACCCAATTCACTGCTGCTGAATTCCTTAAGGCTGGACCCAAATCTGGAACTGACTGGTTGAAGGCTCTTCATGTTCCTCACTACCTTGGCTTCAAGAATTAA